From the Thermus brockianus genome, the window CGGGGTTAGAATGGGAAACGTGAACGGGCCGGACGCTCCCCACAGGGGACAACTCGAGGCGCTCAAGGCCCTCTTCGGGCTCCAAGAGAAGGATTTGGAAATAGATCGGCTCCAGCAAGAGGCGGAGAGCCTCCCCGAGGAGTTGCTTTCCGTCAAGTCCCAGGTGGAGGCCCTAGAAAGGGAGTTGGAAGACCTCCTAGAGCGCCAGGCGGAGTTAAGGAAGGAGTACAACCGCCACAGCCTGGACATAGAGGACCTCACCGCCAAGGAAAAGCAGGCGGAGGCCGAGCAGCGCCAGGCGCAAAGCGCCCGGGAGCAGACCCAGTACGAGAACCGCATCCAGCAGATCAAAGACCGGATCCGCGAACTTTTAGAGCTCTCCACCCCCATCATGGAGGCCATGGAGAACCTGGAGGCGGAGATCGCCCGCCTGGAAGCGGAGCTCGCCCAGCTAAGGCCCAGGCTGGAGGAACTCCTGGAGGCCAACCGGGTGCGGGTGGAGGCCCTCCAGGCGGAGATTAGGGCCAGGCTAGAGGAGCGGGCGGCCTTGGCCCACGGCATCCCCGCCCCCGTCCTCAAGGAGTACGAGGCCATCCGCCGGGCCCGCAAGGGCATGGGCATCGTGCGCATGGCCCGGCAAGGCCAGGTCTTCCGCTGCGAGGGGTGCAACGTGGTCCTGCCCACCCACGTGGCGCAAAAGGTCATTCAGGGGCAGCTCACCCGCTGCCCCTCCTGCGGCCGCCTCCTCTGGAAAGGGGAAGCCTAGACCAGCTTGGCCTGAAGGGTAATCTCCTTCACCCCCGCTAGCGCCCGGGAAACGGCGCAACCCTCCTTGGCCGCCTGGGCAATCTCTTGGAATTTCTCCGGGCTAATCCCGGGCACCTCCGCCTCGGTCAGGAGCTCAATCCGGGCAAGGGTAGGCTTCCCCTCCACCATCTCCAGGTGCACCCGGGCCTCAGTGGCCACCCGCTTGGGGGTATACCCCTCCCGCTCCAGGCTGGCGGCGAGGGCCATGGAGAAGCAGCCCGCATGGGCCGCGGCGATGAGCTCTTCCGGGTTCGTGCCCTCGCCTTCCTCAAAGCGCGAGGGGAAGGAATAGGGCCCCTCAAAGGCCTGGCTCTGGAGCCGCATGATACCCTTGCCCTGACGGAGACCGCCTTCCCATACCGCATTGGCTTTGCGCACCGGCATCGCTTTACCTCCGGTTCCAGGATACCGAACTATCGCAAGCCCATAGAAAGGCAGGGCACCTTTACACTGGCCTTGTGCTCTTCCTCTTCGTGGACGGCCTGGGCTTAGGGGAGGCGCTAGGGGACCTCTTTCCCCGCCTTTTAGACCTTTCCCCCAGGCCCCTGGACGCCACCTTGGGGGTGGAGGGCCTCCCCCAGTCGGGCACGGGGCAGACCACCCTCCTCACCGGGGTCAACGCCGCCCAGCTCCTCGGCCATCACCAGGGGCCCTTTCCGAGCCCTAGGCTTAAGCCCCTCCTCCGGCGAAGCCTTTACGCTTGGGCCAGGGAAGTAGGCCTAACCGTCCTTCACGCCAACGCCTACCGGCCGGAATACCTCAGGCGGGCCACGGAAGGGAGGAGGCTTCTCCTTTCCGCCTTCGCCCAGGCGGCAGGCCTGGCTGGCCTTTCCCTCCTCCCCCTGGGCCACCCCCTAGCCCTTCCCCCCGCTTTCTGGGAAGACCCTTACGGCATGGGCGCGCGGGCGGCCAGCCTATCCCGGGCCTTTGACCTTGTGGTCCTGGAGTACTGGGCCTTGGACCTCGCGGCCCACCGGGCGCCCGAAACCCTTCCCGAACGCTTCTGGGAGCTTTCCCTTTTTCTAGAAGGCTTCCTGGCGGAAGGGGGGGAGCTTCTTCTCACCTCGGACCACGGCAACGCCGAGGAACCCTGGCACCCCAGGCATACCCGGAACCCTGTGCCCCTCGTCTACACGGGGGAAGCCCCCTTCTGGCCGCAGGACCTTGCGGAGGTCCTCCCCTGGTTGCAAGCGATTATCGCTTCTAAATATAGAAAATCCGACCGGAATACTTGACTTTATCCCCCGGATGGGCTAGCCTACCCAGGCGGAGGGCGCCCTCGCCCCCGGAGGCATCCGGGGAAAGGAGGCTGGATGCGAAAGAGCATTGTTCTCACCCTCATCGGCATAACGGCCCTGAGCTTCGCCCAGGCCCAAACCCTGACCCTTTACTCCGGCCGGGGTCAAAGCCTGGTGGAGCCCTTGGTCAAGCAGTTCCAGGAGGAAACCGGGATCCGGGTTCAGGTGCGCTACGGTTCCGACGCCCAGATCCTGGCCGCCTTGCAGGAGGAGGGAAGCCGCTCCCCGGCGGACATTTTCTGGGCCAACACCGCTGGGGCCCTGGGCCAGGCGGCGGCGCGGGGGCTTCTTAGGCCTTTAGGGGAAACCCTCCTCCGGCAACCCCAGGCCTTCGTGCCCGCTTCCAAGGCCTGGGTACCGGTGACCGTGCGCCTGCGGGTCCTGGCCTATAATCCGCAGAAGTTCAAGCCGGAAGAGCTGCCGCAAAGCCTTCTAGACCTCCCCCGCTTCGCCCAGGAGAAAGGCCTCCAGGGCCGGGTGGGTTGGACCCCTACCTACTCCAGCTTCCAGGACATGGTGGCGGGGATGATCGCCCTTTACGGGGAAGCCAAGACCCGGGAGTGGCTCCTCGCCATGAAGGCCCTGAACCCCAAGGCCTACGCCTCCAACCCCGCCATGCTGGACGCCATCCGGGCGGGAGAGGTGGACCTGGGCTCCACCAACCACTACTACGTGGTCCGCTTCCGCCGGGCCGGGTACAACCTGGGGATGCACCATTTCCAGGATGGGGACGTGGGCAACCTGGCCTTGGTAACGGGAGCGGGAATCCTCAAGACCTCCAAGAACCTGGTGGCCGCCAACCGCTTCCTCACCTACCTCCTTTCCCCCAAGGGGCAGCAGTACTTTGTGGGCAACGTGGGGGAGTACCCCTTGGTGAAAGGGGTGGTGGTGGACCCGAACCTTCTCCCCTTGGACCAGGCCCTGCGGAAAAGCCCCAAGCTGGACTTTGAGCGCCTGCCCATGGACCAGGCCCTGAGACTCCTGCGCGATCTGGGCATCCTGTAGATGGTCCGCCCTCGAGGCCTCCACCACCTGCCCGGGCTCCTGCCCTTCCTGGTGCCCGCCCTCCTCACGGGGGGCGGGGTGGCCCTGCCCTTGGTCTACTTGGTCCTGCGGGCCCTGGAGGCCGAACCCGGCGCCCTAAGGGAAATCCTCCTTCGTCCCAAGAACCTGGAGCTTCTCCTCAACACCCTGGCCCTCCTCCTGGGCGTGCTCGCCCTCACCACCCTCCTCGCC encodes:
- a CDS encoding zinc ribbon domain-containing protein is translated as MGNVNGPDAPHRGQLEALKALFGLQEKDLEIDRLQQEAESLPEELLSVKSQVEALERELEDLLERQAELRKEYNRHSLDIEDLTAKEKQAEAEQRQAQSAREQTQYENRIQQIKDRIRELLELSTPIMEAMENLEAEIARLEAELAQLRPRLEELLEANRVRVEALQAEIRARLEERAALAHGIPAPVLKEYEAIRRARKGMGIVRMARQGQVFRCEGCNVVLPTHVAQKVIQGQLTRCPSCGRLLWKGEA
- a CDS encoding OsmC family protein, which gives rise to MPVRKANAVWEGGLRQGKGIMRLQSQAFEGPYSFPSRFEEGEGTNPEELIAAAHAGCFSMALAASLEREGYTPKRVATEARVHLEMVEGKPTLARIELLTEAEVPGISPEKFQEIAQAAKEGCAVSRALAGVKEITLQAKLV
- a CDS encoding metalloenzyme yields the protein MLFLFVDGLGLGEALGDLFPRLLDLSPRPLDATLGVEGLPQSGTGQTTLLTGVNAAQLLGHHQGPFPSPRLKPLLRRSLYAWAREVGLTVLHANAYRPEYLRRATEGRRLLLSAFAQAAGLAGLSLLPLGHPLALPPAFWEDPYGMGARAASLSRAFDLVVLEYWALDLAAHRAPETLPERFWELSLFLEGFLAEGGELLLTSDHGNAEEPWHPRHTRNPVPLVYTGEAPFWPQDLAEVLPWLQAIIASKYRKSDRNT
- a CDS encoding iron ABC transporter substrate-binding protein, whose translation is MRKSIVLTLIGITALSFAQAQTLTLYSGRGQSLVEPLVKQFQEETGIRVQVRYGSDAQILAALQEEGSRSPADIFWANTAGALGQAAARGLLRPLGETLLRQPQAFVPASKAWVPVTVRLRVLAYNPQKFKPEELPQSLLDLPRFAQEKGLQGRVGWTPTYSSFQDMVAGMIALYGEAKTREWLLAMKALNPKAYASNPAMLDAIRAGEVDLGSTNHYYVVRFRRAGYNLGMHHFQDGDVGNLALVTGAGILKTSKNLVAANRFLTYLLSPKGQQYFVGNVGEYPLVKGVVVDPNLLPLDQALRKSPKLDFERLPMDQALRLLRDLGIL